A stretch of Bos taurus isolate L1 Dominette 01449 registration number 42190680 breed Hereford chromosome 5, ARS-UCD2.0, whole genome shotgun sequence DNA encodes these proteins:
- the OR9K2F gene encoding olfactory receptor family 9 subfamily K member 2F translates to MGDRGTSNYSDMTDFILVGFRVHPELHILLFLLFLLVYAMILLGNVGMMVIIITDPWLNTPMYFFLGNLSFIDLVYSSVIAPKAMINFWSVSKSISFAGCVTQLFLFVLFIVTEGFLLAVMAYDRFIAICNPLLYTVQMSTRLCAQLVAGSYFFGCISSILQTSMTFTLSFCASRAIDHFYCDTRPLQRLSCSDLFIRRMVSFTLSGLITLPTIIVIVISYLYIVSTVLKIPSTEGRKKAFSTCSSHLGVVSVLYGAVFFMYLTPDTFPELSKVASLCYTLLTPMLNPLIYSLRNKDVKEALNKLLEKKSTIL, encoded by the coding sequence ATGGGTGACAGGGGAACAAGCAActactcagacatgactgacttcatTCTTGTAGGCTTCAGGGTCCACCCAGAGCTCCACATTCTCCTCTTCCTGCTTTTTCTGCTTGTCTATGCCATGATCCTTCTAGGGAATGTTGGCATGATGGTCATTATTATAACTGATCCCTGGCTGAACACACCAATGTATTTCTTCCTAGGCAACCTCTCCTTCATCGATCTCGTCTATTCATCTGTTATTGCACCCAAGGCTATGATCAACTTCTGGTCTGTGAGCAAGTCCATCTCATTTGCAGGCTGTGTGACCCAGCTCTTTCTCTTTGTCCTCTTCATTGTGACCGAGGGGTTTCTCCTGGCAGTCATGGCTTATGACCGCTTCATTGCCATCTGCAATCCTCTCCTCTACACTGTCCAGATGTCAACACGTCTCTGTGCTCAGTTGGTGGCTGGTTCctatttttttggctgtatcaGTTCAATTCTTCAGACCAGCATGACATTTACTTTATCTTTTTGTGCTTCTCGGGCCATTGACCATTTTTACTGTGACACTCGCCCACTTCAGAGACTATCTTGTTCTGATCTCTTCATCCGGAGAATGGTTTCTTTCACCTTATCTGGCCTCATTACCTTGCCTACGATCATAGTTATTGTTATTTCATATTTGTACATTGTGTCCACAGTTCTAAAGATACCCTCCACCGAAGGGcgtaagaaagccttctccacTTGCAGCTCCCACCTGGGAGTCGTGAGTGTACTGTATGGTGCTGTCTTTTTTATGTATCTCACTCCTGACACATTTCCTGAGCTCAGTAAAGTGGCCTCCTTGTGTTACACCCTACTCACTCCCATGTTGAATCCTCTGATTTACTCTCTGAGAAACAAAGATGTCAAAGAAGCTCTAAACAAACTTTTGGAGAAGAAAAGTACTATTCTGTGA